TGCACCCTTAGTCAGCGATGCATGTTGCGTTTGCACAGAAATCGTTGTAAATATGTCGCGACTTTATAAAAAAGTTGCACTTTTGCTCCTCTTGTGGGCTAAAATGTCTGTGTCAAAACGACCGGCCCCGATTTGGGCCGCGTCTGCGCTCCGACCATTTCGCCAGTGAGATTCCCGAGGCGGAAAGATGGCTTAGCGTTAGGGATCATGAGCGTTTTTTGCAACTGACCTGTATTTCGGCTAAACCACGGGTTCTCCGATTCGATCATCTCCACCACCTCAACAGGAAGCCAAGAAGATGCGCAAACAACCTCTTTTCAAACGTCTTGCCGCCCTGGCCGCTCCGCTCGCAGTGGCCGCTGCCCTGTCGGCTCCCGTGGCCGTGAGCGCCAACGACTACAACATGGAGCACTTCTGGTCGGCTCAGCCCGAAGGCACGGCTTGGGTGACGGGTTATGGCGAGTGCTGGCAGAGCCTGCATGGCGCCGGCGATCTGGAGCCCTGTGTCGCCGCCGCCGCGCCTCCGGCTCCCAAGGAGTTCACCGTGCGTCTGAACTTCGAGTTCGACAAGTACCGCATGGAGAACGTCGTCAATGATGGCGAGCTGGCTCGTCTCGATGACTACATCGCCCAGGTCAAGAACTCCGAAGTGCAGGAGCGCATCTCGCTGACCGGCCATACCGATGCCAAGGGTTCGGATGCCTATAACTACCAGCTCGGTCTGCGTCGCGCCCAGGCCGTTCAGGATTACATGATCAGCCGTGGCATCTCGCCTCAGGACATCGTCTCGGTCGAGAGCCGTGGCAAGTCCGACATGCTGCCCGGCGTCGACATCTACTCTGTCGAGCAGCGTCGCGTGCGGATCAACGCAGATTATTGATCATTGATCCAGTCCCGATCGGGCGCGCTTTCGCCGATAGCGCTGACGGCGCGCTCGATCCTCCAGGCATCCGCCGCGCTGTTTGACGGCCCGATGCCGAGTCCTCTCCCCGAGTTTGCAAGTCCAATGAGCCTCATCCCCCCCGACTGGGGCTTATGGCGGGGCCGGTCACGCCTGCGCGTGATCGGCCTTTTTTACATCCGCGCTCATCTCCTGACTATCCGCCGATCTGAACGATGTCTTTCGAGTCCCTGGTCGAGCCGAACTGGTGGATCTGGCTGGCGGCCATGCTGCTGTTCACGCTCTGGCGTCTCGGCTCCGGCCTGCTCCAGGGGCGCTGGCTCGCCGAGCGGCTGCCGATCGTCGCGGCGGCGCTGGATCTGGTGCTGTTTCCGCTGGTGCTGCTGGGGCTGGGTGTCCTGACCGGTCTGGCGGCGCGCACCCTGGGGCTGGATGGCGCGACGGCGTCGATCCGCACCGCGACCCTGGCGCTGGTCTATGTCGCCGGCGGCTGGCTGGTCGCGCGTCTGATCGAGTCCATCCTGGCGGCCCGGACCGAGGCGTTGTCCGAGCGCATCCCCAAGCTGATGATGGGGCTGATCCATGGCGCCTTCATGTTCGTCGGGTTGGCGCTGTTTCTCTGGAGCCAGGATGTCTCCTTCACCGGCGTCTGGCTGTCGACCGGCGTGGCGGCGGCCGTGCTCGGTCTGGCCCTGCAGCGTACCCTGGGCGATCTGTTCTCCGGCATCGCGCTCGGCATCGAGCGTCCGTTCAGTCTGGGTGACTGGATCGAACTGTCGGACGGCACCGTCGGTCAGGTCATCGATCTGAACTGGCGCGCCACGCGGCTGCGCGGCTGGGACAATGCCACCCATGTCATCCCCAACTCGCGCATGGCCAGCGAGTCGCTCAAGAACCTCCACGACGACCAGCATCTGTTCGCGCCCTGGTATTTCGTCAAGATCCCGGCCGAGGTCGATCCGCGTTTCGCCAGTGCGCTGATCCTCGATGCGGCCATGCGCTGCGAGTCGGTCCTGAAGTTTCCGCATCCCATCGTGCGTCTGGCCGATGCGACCACGGTGCCCTACAGCTATATGGTCTGGGTGCATCTGCGCAACTATCCGGCGATGTTTCGCGGGCGCGAGGAGCTGTTCCGCGAGATTCACTGGGCCTTGCAGCGCGCCGGGATCGGTCTGGCGCCCGAGGTGCGCGAGATGCGCACCCGGCGTGCCCCAGAAGTCCAGACCGAGCCGCCGACCATCCTGCTGGCGCTCAAGGGACTCGACATGGCCGGCCTGCTGACCTATGAGGAACTCGAACAGATCGCGGCGCGTGCCGTCTATGCCTACTTCGACAGCGGGCATGTGATCCTGGCCGAGGGTGCGATGAGCGATGCCTTCTATGTCATCGTCGGCGGACTGGTCGAGGCGGCGATCACGCTTCCCGATCGCACCCGTACCGTGACTGAGGTGCTGGCGCCCGGCAGCCATTTCGGCATCACCACCATGCTGGCCAACGAGCCGTCGTTCCTGGAACTGCGCGCGCGCAGTGACGTCAGCCTGATCCGCATCGATCTGGAGGTGGTGCGCACACTGCTGGCCAATCGGCCCGAGCTGGCCGAGCGGTTGGCGCGCATCGTCAAGGAGCGCGTCGACGCCGCCGATGCCGCACGCGCGGCCAGTCGTCAGCCGGTCGGGCGTCTGAGTCTGCGCGACATCCGGCAGCGCATCGAGGGTCTGCGCCTGCGTCACCCGCGCGCGCCGCGCCGGCTCTGAACGGTTCAGACCGGAACCAGACGATGCCCCTGACCATCATCGTCGATCCGCACCTCAGCCGCCTGGAGCTCCGCATCCCAGCGCCAGTCCTCGACCGGCGTCTCGTCGAGCATCAAACCGGCCGGCGCCTCGGGCAGATGCAGCCGCAGGATCAGAGTCCGCGGCGCCGGCTGATAGTCGCCACGCCGTGCCGCCAGCGCGAACACCGCCCCCCGTGACAGCGGCGCGATGCGGCAATCGGTCTCGGCGAGCGCGCCGTCCTGATACTCGAAGCTCTCGCCATCGTCCTCGATCAGCGTCCAGAACCCTTCGGCCTCATCGTCCGGGTAGATCTCCAGCATGAGTTCGCCGAGCGGCTCGGCGGTCGACTGACGGACGTTGCCCAGGGTGATGACCGAGCCGCCGCGCACCAGGACCGGCATGGCTCCGAGCGGGGCGTCCATCACCAGCGCCGCAGGACCGACACCGATCCGCGCTCCAGAGCGGAAGTCGTACCAGCAACCGGGCGGCAGCTCGACCAGGCGTCGTTTGAGTCCGGGCGCACGGATCGGAGCGATCATCAGCTGCGGTCCGATCATGATCTGATCTTCGATCGCATAGAGATCGGCCTGATCGGGGAAGTCGAACAGTAGCGGACGCCACCAGGGTTCGCCGCGGCGATGAGCACGATGGGCGAGGGTGTAGAGATAGGGCAGCAGCCGATAGCGCAGTTCGATGGCTTGGCGGGCGACGGATTCGATCTCGGGGCCGAACGACCAGGGTTCCTGCGGTCGGCTGTCGCGATGGGCATGCGCACGCATGAAGGGATGGAAGGCGCCCAGCTCGATCCAGCGGCCATAGAGCTCGCCGAAGCTGTGGCCGTAGAAGCCGCCGATGTCGACGCCCACATGCGGCGCGCCGCACAGACCCAGACTGGCCAGTTGCGGCAGGCTGGTCTCCAGATCCTCCCAGCGCGCGCTGTTGTCGCCCATCCAGCTCGCCGCCCAGCGCTGGGTGCCGACGAAGGCCGAGCGCGTCAGCACCCAGGGGCGGCGCGCGGGGCGCAACCGCTCCAATCCTTCCCAGGTCGCGCGGGCCATCAGGTGTCCATAGAGGTTGTGGGTCTCGGCATGGAGCGCCTCGCCCTCGTCGCCCTGACGGACCGCGAGCGGGATCGGGAACTCGGTCACGCCCGGCTCGCGATAGGGACGGTCGACGATCGACGGCTCGTTCATGTCGCACCAGAGTCCGTCGACGCCGAGCTCGATCAGCGAGCCGTGCAGATCGCCCCACCAGTGGCGGGTGCGCTCGCTGCAGAAATCCGGAAACAGCGACTCGTCGGGCCAGACCCAGCCGCTGAAGCGCTCGCCATCCGGCCTGCGCAGGAAATAGTCGCCTGCCACGCCGGACTCGGCCACGCTGTAACCCGCGCTCAGATCGTGCTTCACGCCCGGATCGACGATGGTGACGGTACGGATGCAGAGCGCCTGGAGCGCCGTGACGGTCGCTGCCGGCTCGGGAAAGCGCTCGCGATCCCAGGTGAAGACCCGATAGCCGTCCATGTAGTCGATATCGAGATGGATCGCGTCGAGCGGGATGGCGCGCTCGCGGAACCCCTCGGCGATTGCGCGCACGTCACGGTCGGTGCCATAGCTCCAGCGCGACTGATGGAAGCCGAGCGCCCACAGTGGCGGCAGCAGCGGGCGGCCGGTGAGGCGCGTGAGCTGTTCGACGACCGCCGCCGGAGTCGGTCCGGCGAGGATGTAATAGTCCAGCTCGCCGCCCAGCGTGAAGAGCGTGAGCACGTCTTCGTATTCGCGCCCGACGTCGAAGCCGCTGAACCAGGTCGAG
The sequence above is drawn from the Allochromatium vinosum DSM 180 genome and encodes:
- a CDS encoding OmpA family protein, translated to MRKQPLFKRLAALAAPLAVAAALSAPVAVSANDYNMEHFWSAQPEGTAWVTGYGECWQSLHGAGDLEPCVAAAAPPAPKEFTVRLNFEFDKYRMENVVNDGELARLDDYIAQVKNSEVQERISLTGHTDAKGSDAYNYQLGLRRAQAVQDYMISRGISPQDIVSVESRGKSDMLPGVDIYSVEQRRVRINADY
- a CDS encoding mechanosensitive ion channel family protein: MSFESLVEPNWWIWLAAMLLFTLWRLGSGLLQGRWLAERLPIVAAALDLVLFPLVLLGLGVLTGLAARTLGLDGATASIRTATLALVYVAGGWLVARLIESILAARTEALSERIPKLMMGLIHGAFMFVGLALFLWSQDVSFTGVWLSTGVAAAVLGLALQRTLGDLFSGIALGIERPFSLGDWIELSDGTVGQVIDLNWRATRLRGWDNATHVIPNSRMASESLKNLHDDQHLFAPWYFVKIPAEVDPRFASALILDAAMRCESVLKFPHPIVRLADATTVPYSYMVWVHLRNYPAMFRGREELFREIHWALQRAGIGLAPEVREMRTRRAPEVQTEPPTILLALKGLDMAGLLTYEELEQIAARAVYAYFDSGHVILAEGAMSDAFYVIVGGLVEAAITLPDRTRTVTEVLAPGSHFGITTMLANEPSFLELRARSDVSLIRIDLEVVRTLLANRPELAERLARIVKERVDAADAARAASRQPVGRLSLRDIRQRIEGLRLRHPRAPRRL
- a CDS encoding glycoside hydrolase family 31 protein — protein: MDDPLLAPPMPALDWVSEATACVTRHEHGLLRLEAVAPDILRLRFAPSGRFAAPRPWSPVLELPPAGLSVHEEDGRLWMETERLSARLDLSSGAVSFATPDGRPFAEDLCAPGWREVALEETGLQHLPDTELPPGEARIGVGVRKRMAPDEGYFGFGQRDGRLDRRHRRLTHWTVDRAAPGHGLGEDNLYQAQPTFMAVRPGLTWGLLLNSTWFSGFDVGREYEDVLTLFTLGGELDYYILAGPTPAAVVEQLTRLTGRPLLPPLWALGFHQSRWSYGTDRDVRAIAEGFRERAIPLDAIHLDIDYMDGYRVFTWDRERFPEPAATVTALQALCIRTVTIVDPGVKHDLSAGYSVAESGVAGDYFLRRPDGERFSGWVWPDESLFPDFCSERTRHWWGDLHGSLIELGVDGLWCDMNEPSIVDRPYREPGVTEFPIPLAVRQGDEGEALHAETHNLYGHLMARATWEGLERLRPARRPWVLTRSAFVGTQRWAASWMGDNSARWEDLETSLPQLASLGLCGAPHVGVDIGGFYGHSFGELYGRWIELGAFHPFMRAHAHRDSRPQEPWSFGPEIESVARQAIELRYRLLPYLYTLAHRAHRRGEPWWRPLLFDFPDQADLYAIEDQIMIGPQLMIAPIRAPGLKRRLVELPPGCWYDFRSGARIGVGPAALVMDAPLGAMPVLVRGGSVITLGNVRQSTAEPLGELMLEIYPDDEAEGFWTLIEDDGESFEYQDGALAETDCRIAPLSRGAVFALAARRGDYQPAPRTLILRLHLPEAPAGLMLDETPVEDWRWDAELQAAEVRIDDDGQGHRLVPV